The DNA segment GATATAAAATACTCCAGCAATTGAAAACCATAAAGAGATTGAGAATAAAAATTTAGGAAAAATTGCCAAAATTAATAAAAGCGTTAAAAAAAGAGTCTTAAAAGATAAAAGTTTTATATTTGCTCGAAGGAATAAAATTCCCAATAAAAACATTACAAAACTTCTTAATAAAGAGGGTACTAAATCTGTCAAATAAAGATAAAAAAGAGCAAAAAAAGTTGAAATAAGCAGTACATCAAATTTAATATTTCTATATATAAAATACTTTTTATGTATTTGAAAATAGATTAGATATATAAACCAATAGGAGATAAAAAGAAGGATAGCTAAATGAAACCCTGAAATTGCAATTAGATGGCTAATTCCCCAATTTGTATAAAATTCCCTACTCTGCTTAGATGCCGGAATTGCTAAAAAAAGTGCAGCAAAAAGCTCTGATAATTTACTGTTTTTATGAATTTGATTTATTTTGTCATATAGAATTGTTTTAATGCTAGGCTTTGAAAAAGGCTCTTCATGATATATACTTTTACTGTAAAATCCTTTTAGGTAATCTATAAACTCTATATTCAAAGTTACAAAAGTTATATCAATATAATCAAGTTTGTGTAAATTTTCTAAAAGTTCAAGTGAAGTAAAAAAAGAGAAATTGGAGTTTTGAAGTTTTACAACAAAAAAATCATCTTTTTTATAAATATTAACAATCTGAAAAGTCCCTGAATATATCTCTTCGGATTTAAACTCTTTATATTTAAAATATTCATGAAAATAGTTAAAAAAAGCCAAAAATGTAAGAAGAATAATTAGTAAAGAAGTCTCTTTTTTATTGTTAAAAAGCTGTAAACTATTCATTCAAATAGTTTACAGTAAAATAATTAAATAGATTATTATATAGCTATTTTCTTTTCCAAATACTCATTTGAGATATTGTATGTTGAAACTTTCTATTTGTCTCTTTAATTACAAAAGGTACATCAAGAATATCAAGAAGCTCAAACTCTTTTTCTAGATTTGTTTTTAATGTATCAAGAGTTTTAACCTCTTTATTATCTTTTAGATATCCTCCAAGCCAATTTGCTTTTGGTGTATAATCCTCAAGCCAAGTATAAGGACTAAGAAGCACTAAAAGCCCATCTTTATTAACTCTTTTTGGAATATCATCTAAAAACTTTTGAGGATAATATAATCTATCAATAAGATTTGAGCAAAAAATTAAATCATATCCACTATATAAATCTTTTAAATTACAAGCATCCCCTTGCATAAAAGTTACCCTATCTTTTGTCTCTTCTAAGTCAAAATCTTTTAGAGAAATAGTCTTTTCATCAAATAGACTACCTTCTGTTGTAACCTTATAAGTTAGAGAATCATATTTTTTAAGTTTAACTCCCACATTTATAAAATTTGCACTAAAGTCAATACCTAAAACCTCATCATAATGTTTAGCCAACTCAAAAGAACTTCTTCCAACAGAACATCCTAAATCAAGTGCTTTTTGTTTTTTCAAATCTTTTATATATGGTTTTAGAAGTTCAACAGAGTTTTTAGGGAAGTTTTTAACCCCATAATACTCTGCTCCATAATGAAACTCACAATATTGTGAAATTTGTTCATCTGTTTCATATACATTATCATTTAGTTTAGTTCTATAATCATTGTTTGATTGAACATATCTAAAACCTGCATGTTGAAAAAAGTGTTTTCTAAAAGCATATCTTGCACTTCTTAAAATCTCATTTCCTAAACTAATAAAAGAACCACCTTTTATTAAAGCGTGTCTATCATCAAAGGTTGGAGTTGTAAAATCATCATAAGCTGGATGGGTTTTAAAACCATCAAATGGATAAATTGGAGTTATACTCCACTGCCAAACATTTCCAATAACATCATAAAACTCTCCCATTTTATACTTATCAACAGGGGTTTGATTAAAGAACTTAAGACCAATATTTGCCTCACTCTCTTGAGCTTTAACATAATCATTTAATCTATAAAATTCATCTTCACTTGGAAGTCTAACCTCAAAGCCCAATTTTTCACTTTTATATTTACAAAAAGCTTCTGCTTCATATACATTTATATCAACTGGATAGTTTAAAGGTAGAGGTACAACCCTATTAATCTCTCTTAAATAGAATCTGCCATCTTTTTTTATCCAAAAAGTTGGATGTTTTGCTTTACTAAAATCAAGCCATTTAAGACCATCTTTACTAAAGTAATGAAGTTTTGTATATCCACCCTCTTTTACAAACTCCATAAACTCGCCATTTGATACTAAATATTTACTTGCTTTAAATGCTTTAATGTATGATTTATGAAAAGAAAATTCATTATCCCAACCATAATATACAGGATTTTCATGATTCTTTTCAAGAATAACTTCCCCTTCTTGTACTTCAACTAACTCATTTTTAGGATATTTATTACTAAACTCATTACAGTACAATAAAAGTTCATCTTCTATTAAATATTTTATATTTAATTCTCTAAGTAGAACAGAAGAGGTCTCTATATGTATATTTTCATGCTCTATTCCCATTAGAATAATCCACATAGGACTTTCCCAATTAATAGGCATACTAAATTGCATATTATCTATTAAATCAAGTATAATCTCTTTTACTTCATCTCTATAAGCCTTTGTTTGTTCATAGGTTGGCCAAGAGTAGTTTTCACTATTTAAATCATCCCAACTCATTTCATCTACACCAATTGCAAATATTGCTTCAAGATTCTTATCTACTCTCTTTTTTATAATATTAGCAATATTTAGTTTGTTCATAAAAAATGTAGCAGTATGTCCATAATAGAAAATCAAAGGGTGTCTTAATCTATTTGGTTGTTTATATAAGTACTCTTTGTCTTTTAATAAATCAAAAATTTTTTCATCTAATTCATAGGTTTGGAGGAAATATTCCCTAATCTCTGCTCTTTTTTCCTCAACACTGCCTTCAGTCAAATTTATCGTATTTTTTCTATAATTCATTATATCCCCTCTTAAATGGTTAACCACTCTACTCTTTTTACTATATTTTTTCCTTCATAAAGTGAATATATACTATATGCTTGAGTTTTTTCATAGTTATTCATATTTATCCAATGTTTTTCTAATTCTTCCAGCTCTTTTGAATATGGTTCATTTTTAATTGCTTTTAGAAGAATCAACTCAGTAAGTATCATACCTAAACGTTTTTTAGATTTTGTTTCACTTAATATCGCATATGCCTTTAAAACTAAAAGCATAGCACTATCTAATAGTTTTTTGTCCTCAAAATATACCAGTTTATACAAAATATTTAAACATTGATTATGTAAAACAACAGGCATTTCATCTCTGTCTCCAACTGACTCTTTTAGTTTTATACCTATAAAGCCCAACTCAATAGATTTAGATATAAGCTCTATATTTTTGTCTTTACTTTTTATATAGTTTAATCTATAAGCAATAGATGTGTTTACAAAAGTTGCACCATATTCAAAAGCTCCTAAAGCAGGAATACTTAAACATTTTAAATAGTTATCAATTGTTAAATCAAAGTTTTCATCCCACTCTTCATAATTTGCTTTAATATTATAATAATGCCAAAGCCAGAGTGGTTCATTGAACTCTTTATGAGAGAAGAGTAATTCATATAGTTTTCCTAATGCCTCTTTCCCCTCCTCTCTCTTCTCTTCTTTTCTCTGACTTACAACTATCCATGATTTTCTTTGATAATATCTAACTTCCACATCATTTGGTTTAGTATTATCTTTTGCATTATAGACTAAAGAGTTATATGCCTTATCAAACTCCCCTAGTCTCTCATATAAAGATGAAATATCTATTGAGTATTTATTTGGATTTATTTCGTAAAGATATTTTGCAATAAGTAAAGCTTGTTCAAACTTACCATTTCTCTCAAACAAAAATATCAAACTATTTAGTGTCTCAATTGAAAGTTTTCTATATATAGAGTTATTTGTCAAAATAAAACTGTCTAAATCATTTGAATCAAACATCTCTCCTGCAATTTTAAACCAATAGTTATTTATTAAATCATACTGTTGTTTTCTTTTTATTGAATCAATTAATTTTTCTAATATAGCTATTGTTCTCTTTTCATCAAGAACTATATCTTTTACATAATAATATAAAATCAGTAATGAAATTGGATTGTCAAAATACTCTAAACACTCTTCAATATGATTTCTTAGATAGTAAGAAAGCCTTCTTCTTTCATCTTCCAGCTCCTCTATTTTGACCCATTTTTGGAAAAATATCTGATTTGATTTATGCTGATTTAAAAGCTTAAAATCATCAAAACATCTATTTACAAAATTTTGGAACCCTGAAATTAATTGATTTTTTTCACTCTTTTGATCATAAAAATTTCGTCCACAATACTCAAAAAGTTCTAAAGAGATATAGATATCTTGTTCATCTTTACCTATTATCTTAGTAGAACTTAATTGCATTAAAGAGTATAGAGTCTCCTCTTTTTGTGAGAAAAAAAGCTCATAGTTTAAAAAGGGTTTATCTACACCATTTGTTGTTTTTATATCTGAACTTAAACAACCTAAAGCTTTAACTCTCTTTTGGGTTCTCTTTTTTAAATCATTTCTTACATAGATTTCAATATAAGAAAAGTGATTAATCACTATTGGCATAACTAAACGCCACATCCAATGATTCTCTTCCAATAAGTCAATGTTATAGATTTTTATTTTATATTTCTTATCCAAAGAGTTTAAAGCCACTTTCAAACGTTTTAATACTCTTATATCTTTATTTATCCACGCCTTTAGACTCTCTTTAAACTCTGAACCTTCTCCATCTAAAATGGAAGGCATTAAAATAAGTCCAAAAAAGAAAAGCAAAACAAATAAAATAGAGATTGTATCATTTGAACTCCAAGGAAAAGGTGACTCAAAGATTACCTTTTTAACAATATCTTCATATAAAGAAGAGGAAATCAATGCAAAAAGAATTACAACAACAGAGATAAAACTCAAAAAATAAGCTGAACCTCTTTTTTTCATCTTATAGAAAAAAGAGGAATTTCCACACAACTCATTTAGTGAATATTCAAACTCTTCTAAAGTATCATTATAGTTATAAACTATCTCCAAAGAGTTTGAAGTTTTTTGTACTAAACTGTTTTTCTCCTCTTCTCTACTATTTGTTTGTAACTCTTTACTTATTACTAAACAACTAGCTTTCATCTTTAAATCCATCTTTTGCAAATCTATTTTGTATTGGGTCTGAAAATTTATAAGTACCCTCTTTTATTTTAAAAGGATAATTTGAATAAGACTTTACAAACTCTTCTTGAAACTCTTTTGAGTAATTTTTTAAGCCCTCTTCCAATAAAAATATGTAGTTTTTAGGAATAAAACAATTTTCATCACCCAAAGTTGCAATTTTCTCTTTGTTTGTAGTACTAAAAGTATAAATCTTCTCTTTTGTTTTTAAACCTATAAAATCTTCACTATTTAGCTTTATACATGAATAGTTTTTTTCTCTTAATTTTAAAAGCTCAAACTCTTCTTGACTAATATGTAGTAAAACTCCATTTGTAGAGCTTTTTTCATCCTTTTGCAGATTCAAAAATATACCATTTGAAATCTGCTTTTCATCTTCAAAAAGAATATACTCTATTGAGTTCCAAACCTTTTTGAAGCCTTTTAAAACCACTGGAATAAAATCCTCTTGTTTTAATACTCTTT comes from the Halarcobacter ebronensis genome and includes:
- a CDS encoding ComEC/Rec2 family competence protein — encoded protein: MNSLQLFNNKKETSLLIILLTFLAFFNYFHEYFKYKEFKSEEIYSGTFQIVNIYKKDDFFVVKLQNSNFSFFTSLELLENLHKLDYIDITFVTLNIEFIDYLKGFYSKSIYHEEPFSKPSIKTILYDKINQIHKNSKLSELFAALFLAIPASKQSREFYTNWGISHLIAISGFHLAILLFISYWFIYLIYFQIHKKYFIYRNIKFDVLLISTFFALFYLYLTDLVPSLLRSFVMFLLGILFLRANIKLLSFKTLFLTLLLILAIFPKFLFSISLWFSIAGVFYIFLYIKYFNNFPKILSIIFFNFWIFFVFNPVVHFFFYNTTYEQLLSPLITILFTIFYPLELFLHLLGFGDILNDYIVILFDYKFIIFEKESKLFFFIFYILCSILSIFSKKFFIILNLLLLIFNINIYI
- the ovoA gene encoding 5-histidylcysteine sulfoxide synthase codes for the protein MNYRKNTINLTEGSVEEKRAEIREYFLQTYELDEKIFDLLKDKEYLYKQPNRLRHPLIFYYGHTATFFMNKLNIANIIKKRVDKNLEAIFAIGVDEMSWDDLNSENYSWPTYEQTKAYRDEVKEIILDLIDNMQFSMPINWESPMWIILMGIEHENIHIETSSVLLRELNIKYLIEDELLLYCNEFSNKYPKNELVEVQEGEVILEKNHENPVYYGWDNEFSFHKSYIKAFKASKYLVSNGEFMEFVKEGGYTKLHYFSKDGLKWLDFSKAKHPTFWIKKDGRFYLREINRVVPLPLNYPVDINVYEAEAFCKYKSEKLGFEVRLPSEDEFYRLNDYVKAQESEANIGLKFFNQTPVDKYKMGEFYDVIGNVWQWSITPIYPFDGFKTHPAYDDFTTPTFDDRHALIKGGSFISLGNEILRSARYAFRKHFFQHAGFRYVQSNNDYRTKLNDNVYETDEQISQYCEFHYGAEYYGVKNFPKNSVELLKPYIKDLKKQKALDLGCSVGRSSFELAKHYDEVLGIDFSANFINVGVKLKKYDSLTYKVTTEGSLFDEKTISLKDFDLEETKDRVTFMQGDACNLKDLYSGYDLIFCSNLIDRLYYPQKFLDDIPKRVNKDGLLVLLSPYTWLEDYTPKANWLGGYLKDNKEVKTLDTLKTNLEKEFELLDILDVPFVIKETNRKFQHTISQMSIWKRK
- a CDS encoding gamma-glutamylcyclotransferase family protein — protein: MYIFGYGSLVNINSAQKSFKRVLKQEDFIPVVLKGFKKVWNSIEYILFEDEKQISNGIFLNLQKDEKSSTNGVLLHISQEEFELLKLREKNYSCIKLNSEDFIGLKTKEKIYTFSTTNKEKIATLGDENCFIPKNYIFLLEEGLKNYSKEFQEEFVKSYSNYPFKIKEGTYKFSDPIQNRFAKDGFKDES